One segment of Candidatus Nitrospira nitrificans DNA contains the following:
- a CDS encoding cytochrome c/FTR1 family iron permease — MKSIRIPLPNSFPWWLATIVLVANLNGVAMALSTDDENAQTVVHMLDYVGVDYPGFVQDGKVVNAEEYAEQREFAAQAIILLGNLPAVPEQPKLLQEARGLFACIEAKAPGNEIAALAGRLRVGVIQAWKLSVSPQQPPDLRQAGQRFAQSCAACHGAQGRGDGPQAMGMEPAPSNLQDEARMRQRSLYGLYATITLGVRGTPMRAFTELSEADRWALAFFVGGLRADSELVAKGEALWRQGEGKTAIGSLRALVTKTPSEQASIGSATDAVRAYLTQQPQALQASNQKPLDFSRAKLDETAQAYADGNQEGAQRLAIAAYLEGFELIESALENVDASLRMEIEREMMTLRAAIGERQPSEAVTAQAARAKALLVRADAALSDSTLSPNTAFVSSLLILLREGLEAILVISAIVAFTVKTGRRDASPYIHAGWIGAVALGGITWIVARYVLSISGANRELTEGITALLAAAMLLYVGWWLHSRANAQAWNQFIRQQINAALGKRTLWAMAGISFLVVYRELFEVILFYETLLAQAGAAGQSAVLWGIATAALLMVLIGSMIFRYSLRLPIGPFFTVTSSLLALMAVVFVGNGVAALQEAGALEATMIRFFSLPMLGIHPTAESLALQVLTLTVISGGLWSTRAKAA; from the coding sequence ATGAAATCGATACGCATCCCCTTGCCGAATTCCTTCCCATGGTGGTTGGCAACGATTGTGCTGGTCGCGAACCTGAATGGCGTTGCGATGGCGCTGTCGACGGACGACGAGAATGCGCAAACCGTCGTCCATATGCTTGATTATGTCGGCGTGGACTACCCTGGGTTTGTGCAGGATGGCAAGGTGGTCAATGCCGAGGAGTATGCGGAGCAGCGCGAGTTTGCTGCTCAGGCCATCATTCTTCTCGGCAACTTGCCTGCCGTGCCCGAACAACCGAAGCTGTTGCAGGAGGCTCGTGGGCTGTTCGCGTGCATTGAGGCGAAAGCGCCTGGCAACGAGATCGCGGCCCTCGCGGGCCGGCTGCGCGTCGGCGTGATCCAAGCGTGGAAGCTCAGCGTGTCTCCACAACAACCGCCGGACCTCCGGCAGGCCGGACAGCGGTTCGCACAGTCCTGTGCCGCGTGCCATGGCGCGCAGGGGCGCGGCGACGGGCCGCAGGCCATGGGTATGGAACCGGCTCCTAGCAACCTACAGGATGAGGCACGTATGCGTCAGCGCAGCCTGTACGGCCTGTACGCTACCATTACGCTCGGCGTCCGCGGCACGCCTATGCGCGCCTTTACCGAACTTTCCGAAGCCGACCGCTGGGCACTGGCCTTCTTTGTCGGTGGCCTTCGTGCCGATTCTGAACTCGTGGCCAAGGGCGAGGCGCTGTGGCGGCAAGGCGAAGGCAAAACAGCTATCGGAAGCTTGCGCGCACTGGTCACAAAGACTCCTAGTGAACAAGCCTCCATCGGCTCCGCGACGGACGCCGTGCGCGCTTACCTCACGCAACAGCCACAAGCGCTGCAAGCCTCGAACCAGAAGCCGCTGGATTTCTCGCGTGCCAAGCTCGACGAGACTGCGCAAGCCTATGCGGACGGCAACCAAGAAGGTGCACAGCGCCTAGCGATCGCGGCCTACCTGGAAGGCTTCGAATTGATTGAATCGGCACTGGAGAATGTTGACGCATCGCTGCGCATGGAAATCGAGCGCGAGATGATGACATTACGTGCGGCGATCGGCGAGAGACAACCGTCGGAGGCCGTGACAGCTCAGGCGGCGAGGGCGAAGGCGCTGCTGGTCCGTGCCGATGCTGCGCTCTCCGACAGTACCTTATCGCCGAATACGGCCTTTGTGAGTTCACTGCTCATCTTGCTCCGCGAGGGATTAGAAGCGATTTTGGTGATTTCAGCCATCGTGGCTTTCACCGTCAAAACCGGGCGGCGGGATGCGTCGCCTTACATCCACGCTGGTTGGATTGGCGCCGTGGCGCTGGGCGGCATCACCTGGATCGTCGCCCGTTACGTGCTGAGTATCTCGGGCGCTAACCGGGAACTGACCGAAGGCATCACAGCGTTGCTGGCCGCGGCCATGCTGCTATACGTGGGATGGTGGTTGCACAGCCGCGCGAACGCGCAAGCGTGGAACCAGTTCATCCGCCAGCAGATCAATGCCGCACTGGGTAAGCGCACGCTCTGGGCGATGGCCGGTATCTCGTTTCTCGTGGTGTACCGGGAATTGTTCGAAGTGATCCTGTTCTACGAGACATTGTTGGCGCAGGCCGGTGCTGCTGGGCAGAGTGCGGTGCTGTGGGGCATCGCCACGGCGGCGTTGCTGATGGTGCTGATCGGCAGCATGATTTTTCGTTATAGCCTGCGCCTGCCGATCGGGCCATTTTTCACGGTAACCTCGAGCTTGCTGGCGCTGATGGCCGTAGTCTTTGTCGGTAACGGCGTCGCGGCGCTGCAAGAAGCAGGTGCGCTCGAGGCAACAATGATACGTTTCTTCTCGCTGCCGATGCTGGGTATCCACCCAACTGCGGAGAGTCTTGCGCTGCAGGTACTGACGCTCACGGTAATCAGTGGTGGGCTATGGTCCACTCGAGCGAAGGCGGCTTAG
- a CDS encoding RNA polymerase sigma factor — protein sequence MTTHSTHLAEAELTASRDIPNVGMALRLTYAQIASLFHQYREELTRRIVTMVKSHETAADLVQDTYVRLLRLGEAHAVEQPRALLHRIAANLAIDHLRKEKNGVHALDGMDAAMAVPSQSPSPERELLAKQRLRLCLRVIEQLPRRSREAFVLCRVYGYSYQEIAVRMNISESGVEKLLMRALDQSCEALEAIDHRQ from the coding sequence ATGACGACACACAGCACACATCTCGCTGAAGCAGAACTCACGGCTTCACGCGATATTCCCAACGTGGGGATGGCACTGCGTCTCACGTATGCGCAGATCGCCTCCCTGTTTCATCAGTACCGTGAGGAACTCACCCGCCGGATTGTCACGATGGTCAAGTCTCACGAAACGGCTGCGGACCTTGTGCAGGATACCTATGTGCGGTTGCTTCGGCTCGGTGAAGCGCATGCCGTGGAACAGCCTCGTGCGTTGCTCCATCGCATTGCCGCGAACCTGGCGATTGACCATCTGCGGAAAGAGAAAAATGGTGTCCATGCCCTCGATGGCATGGATGCCGCCATGGCCGTGCCCTCTCAATCGCCTTCACCTGAACGGGAGTTGCTCGCCAAACAGCGGCTTCGCCTGTGTCTGCGGGTGATCGAACAGCTTCCGCGCCGGAGCCGTGAAGCCTTCGTGCTGTGCCGAGTGTATGGGTACTCATACCAAGAAATCGCCGTGCGCATGAACATCTCGGAGAGCGGGGTGGAAAAGTTATTGATGCGAGCGCTAGACCAAAGTTGCGAGGCCCTCGAGGCCATAGACCACCGCCAGTGA
- a CDS encoding FecR family protein, translated as MQRTDDSDNMVLSEEEARLRKEAVAWVIRLQNSGISQEDHRAFEAWQAQSPRHALMYRKVSAVWESPELSAAAAVAARAEPSWFKPKAAASPRWPVLALVGLILVGIFADYFDVTTRWQSDYRTGSGERRTVKLPDRSIATLNTQSAIALLFDEGVRRVWLLKGEVHFNVQQDTARPFIVDGTATAVRAVGTAFVVRAESSGAHITVLEGTVEVHSKGQTASPVMVTAGSQLQVEHGRMGRPHSVNVPAASAWLQGRLIVNGVPFAEVLEELRRYHPGTIILLNQRVGETNVTGTYNVDDPVAALELLIKTVPVSMVGLANRLILLF; from the coding sequence ATGCAGCGCACAGATGATTCAGACAATATGGTTTTATCTGAGGAGGAAGCCCGGCTTAGGAAAGAAGCCGTGGCGTGGGTCATTCGTTTGCAGAACAGCGGCATATCACAGGAGGACCATCGAGCCTTCGAGGCCTGGCAGGCGCAGAGTCCTCGACATGCCCTCATGTATCGTAAGGTTTCTGCAGTATGGGAAAGCCCAGAGTTGAGCGCGGCTGCCGCTGTTGCGGCGAGGGCGGAACCGTCCTGGTTCAAACCAAAAGCTGCGGCGTCTCCGCGATGGCCAGTTTTGGCCCTCGTCGGCCTTATCTTGGTCGGTATCTTCGCCGATTATTTTGATGTAACCACACGCTGGCAATCCGACTATCGAACTGGGTCCGGAGAGCGGCGCACGGTCAAGTTGCCGGATCGCTCGATTGCCACGCTCAACACCCAATCAGCGATCGCGCTCTTATTTGACGAGGGGGTGCGTCGTGTCTGGCTGCTTAAAGGCGAAGTCCACTTTAACGTTCAGCAGGATACAGCCCGTCCGTTTATCGTGGACGGTACTGCAACCGCCGTTCGAGCTGTTGGAACGGCATTCGTCGTCCGGGCAGAGTCGAGTGGAGCGCACATCACCGTCCTCGAAGGCACCGTCGAGGTTCATTCCAAAGGTCAGACAGCTTCTCCGGTCATGGTCACAGCGGGATCCCAGCTCCAGGTGGAGCATGGCCGCATGGGGCGGCCGCATTCCGTCAATGTGCCGGCGGCCTCGGCATGGCTGCAGGGGCGGCTTATCGTCAATGGCGTGCCGTTTGCCGAGGTGCTGGAAGAGTTGCGGCGGTATCATCCGGGGACGATCATCCTGTTGAACCAGCGTGTCGGTGAAACCAACGTGACGGGAACCTATAACGTGGACGATCCCGTTGCCGCGCTTGAGCTGCTCATCAAGACGGTTCCGGTCTCAATGGTTGGTCTGGCTAATCGTCTCATCCTTCTCTTTTAA
- a CDS encoding TonB-dependent siderophore receptor, which yields MERREMNNNEDCVSHCRKQEAGWTDPWRRRLSWVLFLFTLAAPVAGDSFAQDNASNASSVAPSAPVEFHIPTQPLGSALNAFAESTGWQVSVPTELIVGKTSSGITGSHQPEEALRSLLANSGVTYRLTAPNAVTLVPSAVSSSTPDAQTVPLEPIGAGPTDIVDSKPVKVPEIVVKEVRKRESQAYTVDDTSTATRMPVPIHDTPRSVEVVTRQVMEDQKVIRFSDALRNVSGVSQSNDQGGQGGLFMIRGFVSDLALFKNGFRDDSVFGTRTQRETINLERIEVVKGPPSYLYGRSDPGGVINQITKAPLRNPYYSAEMIIGNYGLYRPQFDIGGPLNASKTLTFRFNGMFESAGSYRDGVESRRTFIAPTIGWEIGPRTNLRVEGEYLYSRAPIDRGLVAFGGGVAPIPISRFLGDPARHLEAHNGKATVTLLHDFNDMFTWRTAFRAAVTRSLYSSREAWFFVGNESDGIMNLAQFRIPTTTQSHYLQNELHGQFSTGPIKHKTIVGVELGREVSVASVSDDNGNQDTGTPGDFSYINIFNPADRLFLNTPLTKTSNTKDVNNILGVYFGGIIKMSVENVLSRSMVMALVRLPSCSAQRPPLSARSQLWP from the coding sequence ATGGAACGGCGAGAAATGAACAACAACGAGGATTGTGTTTCACACTGTCGAAAACAGGAAGCAGGATGGACAGATCCATGGCGGAGACGACTCAGTTGGGTGTTGTTCCTTTTCACCCTCGCCGCGCCGGTAGCGGGAGATAGCTTTGCTCAGGACAATGCCTCTAATGCCTCTTCTGTGGCGCCAAGCGCTCCCGTCGAGTTCCATATACCCACGCAACCGCTCGGCAGTGCGTTGAATGCCTTCGCCGAGAGCACGGGTTGGCAGGTCAGTGTTCCAACCGAGTTGATCGTCGGCAAGACCTCGTCCGGCATCACGGGAAGCCATCAGCCTGAAGAGGCCCTCCGATCGCTGCTGGCAAACTCGGGCGTCACCTACCGCCTGACTGCTCCCAACGCCGTGACGCTCGTGCCGAGTGCCGTCTCATCATCGACTCCAGATGCTCAGACCGTACCGTTAGAACCTATAGGCGCGGGGCCAACCGATATCGTTGATTCCAAGCCGGTCAAGGTCCCTGAAATCGTCGTGAAAGAGGTCCGGAAGCGGGAAAGCCAGGCCTATACCGTCGATGATACATCGACCGCGACCAGAATGCCGGTGCCCATCCACGATACCCCTCGTTCCGTCGAGGTGGTGACCAGACAGGTGATGGAAGATCAAAAAGTCATCCGTTTCAGTGATGCCTTGCGGAATGTGAGCGGGGTGTCTCAGTCCAATGATCAAGGCGGTCAGGGGGGGCTTTTTATGATACGCGGGTTTGTATCAGATCTGGCCCTATTTAAAAATGGGTTTCGAGACGACAGCGTGTTCGGCACACGTACCCAGCGTGAAACTATCAACCTCGAACGTATAGAGGTCGTCAAAGGCCCGCCGTCGTATCTGTATGGCCGATCCGACCCCGGCGGCGTCATCAACCAAATCACAAAAGCGCCGCTGAGAAATCCCTATTATTCCGCGGAAATGATCATCGGCAATTATGGCCTGTATCGTCCGCAGTTCGACATCGGCGGGCCATTGAATGCCAGCAAAACATTGACGTTTCGATTCAACGGCATGTTCGAATCAGCCGGAAGTTATCGAGACGGAGTCGAGTCGAGGCGCACCTTTATCGCTCCGACGATCGGATGGGAGATCGGGCCTCGGACTAATTTGAGAGTTGAAGGCGAATACCTATACAGCCGCGCCCCCATCGACCGTGGATTGGTGGCCTTCGGCGGCGGTGTGGCACCCATCCCGATCAGCCGATTCCTGGGCGATCCGGCTCGCCATCTTGAAGCTCACAATGGGAAAGCCACAGTGACCCTGTTGCATGACTTCAACGACATGTTCACGTGGCGTACGGCATTCAGGGCGGCCGTGACTCGTAGCCTTTACTCCAGCCGAGAAGCGTGGTTCTTCGTTGGAAATGAAAGTGACGGCATCATGAATCTGGCGCAGTTTCGGATTCCGACGACCACGCAGAGTCACTATCTACAAAATGAATTGCACGGACAATTCTCCACCGGCCCCATCAAGCATAAGACAATCGTCGGGGTCGAACTGGGCCGCGAAGTCTCTGTCGCCTCGGTCTCCGATGATAACGGCAATCAAGATACCGGCACACCAGGCGACTTTAGCTATATTAATATTTTCAATCCTGCTGACAGGCTGTTTTTGAATACGCCACTCACAAAAACTAGTAACACCAAGGATGTCAACAATATTCTTGGCGTGTATTTTGGCGGAATTATCAAGATGTCCGTTGAAAATGTTCTGAGTCGCTCCATGGTTATGGCTCTTGTCAGGCTGCCTTCTTGCTCGGCACAGAGGCCGCCTCTGT